The DNA region AAAATAATGTTAGCCGCACATATGGATGAAGTTGGCTTTATGGTTAAAACAATTACTGCTGAAGGGTTTTTGAGATTCACCTGCCTAGGTGGTTGGTGGGAACAAGTAATGTTAGGTCAAAGAGTCATTGTGCATGCAAAAACTAAAGATATTACAGGCGTAATAGGTTGTAAGGCACCACATATATTAACACCTGAAGAAAGAAAGAAAATAGTTGAAAAAAAAGATATGTATATTGATATTGGGGTAGAATCACAAAAAGAAGCTGAAGCACTAGGTATCTATCCCGGAACGTTTATAACTCCATCTGTCCAATTTGAAGTTATGGCTGATGAAAACTACTTGCTAGGAAAAGCGTGGGATGATAGGATAGGTTGTGCTATTATGGCTGATGTAGTAGAGGCTTTGTCAGAAAAAGAACATCCAAATACTATTTATGCAACTGCTACGGTTCAAGAAGAGGTTGGTTTGCGCGGGGCTCTAACAAGTGCGAATAAAATATCTCCTGATGTAGCTATTATTATTGATACTTGTGTTGCTGGAGGTGTGCCTGGAGTTACTAAGGAACAAGCGAGTGCAGAAATCGGCAAAGGTGTTGCCATTACAATTTACGATGCTAGCATGATTCCTAATACAAAATTAAGAGATCTTGTTTTAGATATAGCTAAAGCAGAAAAAATAGATCATCAAATAAGTTTTTCAGAGGGAGGAGGCACAGATGCAGGGCGTATTCATATGCAAGACATAGGTGTTCCTAGTATTGTTTTAAGCATTCCAACTCGCTATATACACAGCCATCAGGGAGTTATTCATAAGCATGACTACGAAACTGCGATTCAATTAATACTAGCT from Succinispira mobilis DSM 6222 includes:
- a CDS encoding M42 family metallopeptidase; protein product: MNLQLKRLKELSEVAGVSGNEHRIKNLLKDRLLPVSEEIFYDKLGSVIFKSKNNSDELKIMLAAHMDEVGFMVKTITAEGFLRFTCLGGWWEQVMLGQRVIVHAKTKDITGVIGCKAPHILTPEERKKIVEKKDMYIDIGVESQKEAEALGIYPGTFITPSVQFEVMADENYLLGKAWDDRIGCAIMADVVEALSEKEHPNTIYATATVQEEVGLRGALTSANKISPDVAIIIDTCVAGGVPGVTKEQASAEIGKGVAITIYDASMIPNTKLRDLVLDIAKAEKIDHQISFSEGGGTDAGRIHMQDIGVPSIVLSIPTRYIHSHQGVIHKHDYETAIQLILAVIGKLDNICYNTIVQY